One Nicotiana tabacum cultivar K326 chromosome 23, ASM71507v2, whole genome shotgun sequence genomic window, CAAGAAAGGGATAGAGTTGGATccttcaaagatcaaagccattcacGACCTGTCACCGCCTAAGatcaaaaaggacgtgatgatcTTCCTTggaagattgaactacatcagcaggttcatcacCCAATAAAAGGTAATCtgcgagcctattttcaagttgttaaagAAGAATTCTGCTACACAATGGATAGAAGAATGTCAGAAATCTTTTGACATAATTAaggaatatttgtcaaatccactgGTGTTAGTTCTTCCCGAACTCAGGAAACCGATGTTGCTATACTTGTCCGTTTTGGATAACGCATTcggatgtgtgttgggacaacACAACTCGACTGGAAGGAAAGAACAAGCTATCTATTACATGAGAAAGAAGTTTACACCGTATAAGGCTAGATACACCTTGTTAGAGAGGACCTGTTGCACTTTGACTTAGATCGCTCAGAAGTTAAGGCACTACATGTCAGCATACACCACACATCTTATATCTCGACTCGACTCGCTCAATTACTTCTTCCATAAGCCAATGCCCATAGGAAAATTGGCCAAATGGCAGATTCTTCTCACTGAGTTCAATATTGTGTACGTGATGCAGAAAGctatcaagggacaagcattaacCGACAATCCTGTAGAGAACCCAGTGGAAAAGGATTACGAGCCACTCACcacatacttcccagatgaagaagtgTTGTTCGCAGGGGAGGACATTGCAGAGTCATACCCAGGGTGGAGAATAATTTTCGAcggagcaacaaacttcaaaggtgtagggattggggcagtCCTAATTTCTGAGTAAGGACAGCATTACCCGGCTTCATCTAAGATACAGTTTctttgcaccaataatatggcagagtatgaagcatgcatccTCGGGATTAGGATGGTCGTCGACATAACCATCAAGGAACTTGTGGTCATAGGAGATTTTGATTTGCTAATACACCAAGTTCAGGGCAAGTGGAGTACCAAGAATGTCAAGATTCTTTCATACTTGCACTGCGTGAAAGAATTGTGCAAGAATTTCACCAAGAtcgagttcaaacatgttcctataatccaaaatgagtttgccgatgctcTTGCAACCTTGTCATCCATGATCCATCATCCAGACAAGAATTACATTGACCCCATCGAGATAGAGGTTCGAGATCAGCATGCGCACTGCTTTTATGTAGATGAAGAGCCAGACGGTAAGCTGTGGTACTACGACATCAAAAGGTTCCTCGAAGAAATAGAGTACCCAGAGAATGCTACCAATGGTTAGAAGCGAGCACTCAGAAGGCTAGAAAATCACTTTTTCCTTAACGGGGAAGTCCTGTATAGGCGGACCCCAGACTTGGGTCTGTTAAGGTATGTGGATGCCTCTGAAGCGACCAGATTACTGGAAGAGATATACACAGGAacatgcggacctcacatgaatggtttcaCTTTAGCCAAGAAGATTTTAAGAGCCGAATACTTTTGGATCACTATGGAAAGTGATAGTATCCGTTATGTGCAGAAGTTTCACTAGTGTCAGATTCACGTGGATTTCATATGGGTTCCACCTAATGAGCTAAATGTACTGGGTTCTCCTTGGCCATTCgctgcttggggcatggacgcgATTGGACCTATAGAGCCCTCCACATCAAATGGTCATCACTTcatcctagtagccatcgactactTAACCAAATAGGTCAAAGCCTCTACATACAAAGCCTTCATGAAGAAGGTGGTGGCATATTTCGTCCGTAACATATTCTGCAGATTCGAGATCCAtagtcaatcatcactgacaatgcatCCGAACAACAACGATCTCACGAGGGAGATTTGCGATAAGTTCAGAATCATCCATCGTAATTCCACAGATTTCAGGCCACAAATGAATGGAGTAGTTGAAGAAGCCAATAGAAACATCAAAATAATCTTAcgaaagatagtggacaatcGCAGACAATGACACGAAAAGCTATCCTATGCTTTAATGGGTTACCATACCACTATGAGAATGTCCACAGGGGAAACGccatacatgttggtatattgTATTGAAGATGTGATACCCGCAGAGGTCGAGATATCATCTTTAAGGGTCATTCAAGAAGCCAAGTTAGATGACGCAAAATGGATACGGGCCAGATAGGAGAAACTCATGCTCATCGATGAAAAGAGAATAGAcacagtatgccatggtcagttATATCAAAATAGGATGGCCAGCGCATTCAACAAAAAGGTGAAACTTCGGTAATTCACAGTGGGGCAGTTGGTTTAGAAGAAGATATTCCCTCATCAAGAATAAGCCAAAGGAAATTTCGCACCAAATTGGCAAGGCCCTTATGTGGTCCATCGAGTGTTGTTGGGAGGAGCATTGATCCTAGAACAGAAATGGACGGTAGAGTCAGCATGAAGCCCATCAACTCAGACATAATAAAGAGATATTGCATTTGACGACAGTAGAATTAAGGTTTGGTTATAATAGAACTACGCCAGACCTGACTTCCCAcggtgggatacgtaggcaacccatatAGGGTCCAGTCTCCTTTCTCTCCTTCTCCCCTTtttaatagaaaatccaaatatcATTCTTGTATGTATTAGAAACTATGCCACGACTTGATTTCCTTTGGTaagaatacgtaggcaatccacatcgtGTTCAGTCATCTATTGTAATTGAACTATGTTTtggcctgattccatttggatacgtaggtAGTCTAAGTCAGACTCGGCCACTTCATTTCAATTTTTTATCACTTTGCATATATTGTAATCGAACTATGTTTTGACCTAATTCCATTTGCACACGTAGGCTGTCTGAGTCAAGCTCGGTTATCATTATAATTCATTTCATTTTATTACCCTCGAACTACGTTCAGACCTGATTCCGTTCGGATACATAGTCAAGATGAAAAGGTTGTCATAACAATATGAAAGCCTTTGTAATGTATTTTTTAGATTAGGATGCAGTCATGACAGCAAGAAGCTACGTCATCAGAGGCATCTCCGGAAATCATCACCAATAGGACATAGCCATCCAGAAACAACATTCGTGACATAGGAAACTTCTAAACATGTCATAATTCGGAACGACGACACTTGctataaaaacaaataattttcaaaatgttttaGAAAACTCTATCATTCCACCTACAAAACTTCGTGGCATAATTCTCCAGATCTGGGGCAAGGCCAGGCCTGCGATCAACACAAAATGACACCCCCCCTCtactaagaatttttctttgaatcaGGACCAACAGGAAACAAATAATGCTGGGGCACACTCGGAACAATGACAGACCTGATACAATCTCACAAGCCCTTATCTCTCATTTATTATTCAATTCATTTTCTCAGAGGTTAAGGACTAACTCCAAATTCTTTGCAGGTATTCTGGAACCAAGTCTTTGATACAATCGGAGCATGCTGTATATAGCAAACTTTCTACTCAACCAAGAGGAGAGCCTTGTACATAACGAGCCGCTGGCCCCGCCAATCGGAGCCATGTATATAGCAAATGGTCTGCTCAACCAATTAGAGCGCCTTGTAAATATCGAGTCGTCGACTTTGCCAATCGAAGCCCTGTATATAGCAAATTGTTCGCTTCGTCAACTAGAGCACTTCGCACAGGTCGCATCGTCACTCCGCCAAATCGGAGATTCCAAGTAGATAGTTGAAAATTTCGTTTCCATATTCGCCAATAAAAGGATGGACCATTCCATTCTGCCATACGTTCCGCCAATCGACGTCTGCAATT contains:
- the LOC142177203 gene encoding uncharacterized protein LOC142177203, coding for MAEYEACILGIRMVVDITIKELVVIGDFDLLIHQVQGKWSTKNVKILSYLHCVKELCKNFTKIEFKHVPIIQNEFADALATLSSMIHHPDKNYIDPIEIEVRDQHAHCFYVDEEPDGKLWYYDIKRFLEEIEYPENATNG